In Haloimpatiens massiliensis, the following are encoded in one genomic region:
- the dcm gene encoding DNA (cytosine-5-)-methyltransferase, producing MIFQLGELFCGPGGLAYGATTAKIENKEYRIVHKWANDYDHDTCDTYIHNICPERPDSVICQDVRKLNIGSLEAIDALAFGFPCNDFSVVGEQKGFDGEYGPLYTYGVKVLKKYKPKWFLAENVGGLKSANDGGAFKKILNDLKKAGYRLYPHLYKFEEYGIPQARHRIIIIGIRKDLPYEFRVPSPAPYAGIDNTSRSALEIPPIPEDALNNELTRQSAIVTERLSYIKPGENAFTADLPQELQLNVKGAKISQIYKRLDPNRPAYTVTGSGGGGTHMYHYAEPRALTNRERARLQTFPDNYVFKGSKESVRRQIGMAVPAKGAKIIFEAILRTFAGIDYDFIPCNVND from the coding sequence GTGGACCGGGAGGTTTAGCTTATGGTGCTACAACAGCGAAAATTGAAAATAAGGAATATAGGATAGTTCATAAATGGGCAAATGATTATGATCATGATACATGTGATACTTATATACATAATATATGTCCAGAAAGACCCGACTCTGTTATTTGCCAGGATGTAAGAAAATTGAATATAGGTTCTCTTGAAGCTATAGATGCATTAGCATTTGGTTTCCCATGCAATGACTTTTCAGTTGTAGGTGAACAGAAGGGATTTGATGGAGAGTATGGTCCTTTGTACACATATGGGGTAAAAGTATTAAAAAAGTATAAACCAAAGTGGTTTCTAGCTGAAAATGTAGGCGGATTAAAGTCTGCCAATGATGGTGGAGCATTTAAAAAGATACTCAATGATTTAAAAAAAGCAGGATATAGATTATACCCACATTTATATAAGTTTGAAGAATATGGGATACCCCAGGCTCGCCATAGAATAATTATTATAGGTATTAGAAAAGATTTACCTTACGAGTTTAGAGTGCCTTCGCCAGCTCCTTATGCTGGAATAGATAATACTTCTAGGAGTGCATTAGAAATACCACCAATTCCTGAGGATGCACTAAATAATGAATTAACAAGGCAGTCAGCAATAGTAACGGAGAGATTATCATATATAAAACCAGGAGAAAATGCTTTTACAGCAGATTTGCCACAGGAGTTACAATTAAATGTCAAAGGGGCAAAGATAAGTCAAATATATAAAAGATTAGATCCTAATAGACCAGCTTATACAGTAACAGGTTCTGGCGGAGGTGGTACACATATGTATCATTATGCTGAACCAAGAGCATTAACTAATAGGGAAAGGGCAAGGTTACAGACATTCCCAGATAATTATGTATTTAAAGGTTCAAAAGAAAGTGTAAGAAGACAGATAGGTATGGCAGTTCCAGCCAAGGGGGCAAAGATAATATTTGAAGCTATACTAAGAACATTTGCAGGTATTGATTATGACTTTATTCCCTGTAATGTAAATGACTAG